The sequence TTCAGTGTTCGGTGGGCAGGCAAACCTGCTGCAGGCAATCGATAATATTTTTGGAATTTACGATCCGGATATCATTGCCGTTCACTCAACTTGTTTATCAGAAACAATTGGTGACGACCTTGGACAGATTGTAAAAAAAGCACAGGACGACGGAAAAATTCCTGAAGGAAAATTTGTTGTTCAGGCTTCAACACCAAGTTACGTTGGTTCGCACGTTACTGGTTACGCCAACATGTTGGAAGCATTTGTAAAATACTTTTCATTCAAAACGGACGAAAAATTACGCCAGGTAAATATGTTGTCGGGATGGGTTGAACCATCGGATATGCGCGAGCTGAAACGTATTGCGGATTTAATGAAACTGAAAACAGTACTTCTGCCTGATACTTCAGACGTTTTGGATACGCCAATGGACGGAACATACAAAATGTACCCGAAAGGTGGAACCACCCGCGAAGAGATTGTTAGCATGGGCGACAGTATGGCAACCGTTGCAATGGGCGAGTGGGCTACAAAAAGCGCAGCCATTATGCTCGACAACAAATGCAAGGTTCCTTTTAGCATGACTGACGTGCCAATTGGTTTAAAAGCAACCGACCGCTTTATTCAGGCGCTTTCAGCTGCCGGAAAAGTTTCTATTCCGGAAAGCATTGCCGAAGAGCGCGGTAAACTGGTTGACGTGATCACCGATATGCACCAGTATTTCTACGGAAAACGTGTTGCTCTTTGGGGAGATCCTGATACTTTATTGCCAATGATCGAGTTTTTGGTTGACCTGGACATGAAACCTGTTTACGTGGTTTCTGGAACACCGGGCAAAAAATTCTCAGCACGTGCAATGGAAATTCTGGAAGCAAAAGTTCCTGAAGCAAAAGTTCGCAACGGAGCTTCTGCCGATATGTACCTGATGCACCAGTGGATAAAAGAAGAGCCTGTTGACTTACTGATCGGTAACACCTATGGTAAATATATTGCCCGCGACGAAGGTATTCCATTCGTTCGTTCAGGTTTCCCGATCATTGATCGTATCGGTCACAGCTACTTCCCAACTGTAGGTTATCTCGGTGGTATCCGTATTCTTGAGCGCATGCTCGGAGCGATTATGGATAAAATCGATGCTACGTCTCCTGAAGAATCATTCGAACTTACAATGTAGTTGCAATATAATTCAATATGATTTCGAGGTGAGTTCAGCTGAGTCGCTCTCAGCTGAACTTCACCCGAAATAATTGGAACTACAAAAGGAGAATCAGAGATAATAAATCAGAATTGTAATTAGGATAAGCCCTGCTTGCAGGCAACTTCGTCCATCTTTTAACATTTTGAATTATGAGCAACTATCTAAAAGATCGCGAAAGCCAAATCCTTACAAAAGGAAACGACGCTGCAGAAATTTCCTGCGGTAAAAAAAGTTTAGCCGGATCCGTTTCGCAACGCGCCTGCG comes from uncultured Draconibacterium sp. and encodes:
- the nifK gene encoding nitrogenase molybdenum-iron protein subunit beta, producing MLLRHTTSEVKERKALTVNPAKTCQPIGAMYAALGVHGCLPHSHGSQGCCSYHRSTLTRHYKEPVMAATSSFTEGSSVFGGQANLLQAIDNIFGIYDPDIIAVHSTCLSETIGDDLGQIVKKAQDDGKIPEGKFVVQASTPSYVGSHVTGYANMLEAFVKYFSFKTDEKLRQVNMLSGWVEPSDMRELKRIADLMKLKTVLLPDTSDVLDTPMDGTYKMYPKGGTTREEIVSMGDSMATVAMGEWATKSAAIMLDNKCKVPFSMTDVPIGLKATDRFIQALSAAGKVSIPESIAEERGKLVDVITDMHQYFYGKRVALWGDPDTLLPMIEFLVDLDMKPVYVVSGTPGKKFSARAMEILEAKVPEAKVRNGASADMYLMHQWIKEEPVDLLIGNTYGKYIARDEGIPFVRSGFPIIDRIGHSYFPTVGYLGGIRILERMLGAIMDKIDATSPEESFELTM